The region GGTGACCTCGGCGGTCTTGTTTCAGACGATCGGTCTGTCGGACAACCGCCAGGCCTTTTACGACATGTTCGACGGCTGGGCTGACACCCTCAAGCCGGACCGCCCCGAAGTGAGCGCCGAGGCTTGGGAGTCATTCAAAACGTCAATGTACGGCGGAGACTTTCTGTTTAATGTGTCACAAGAGTTTGTCGCCCAGTGCCAGACGCCGCTTCTGGTCCTACTCGGCAACGATGTGTACCATCCATCCGAAACCTCACGCGATGTCGCGCGGCTGGCCCCAAACGCCACGCTGATTGAACGCTGGAAAGAGCCCCAGGATCAGCCGGCGGCCAAACAGGCGGTCGGGGACTTTTTGGCCCAGCATACCCCACGCTAGACAGGAGGACACGATGAGCGAGGCCACAGCACCCCAGCTACCGCAGTGGATCACCGACCACCTGCAACGCTATCTGGACACCAACGGCGCCGACGGACATATGTGGGACTCGGGGCCGGTCGGCGGGCCGGGCCTCCTGCCGACTCTGCTGTTGACAACGAACGGACGACGCTCGGGCAAGCCCATCACCATGCCCCTGATTTATGGCGAGGCGGACGGCAGCTATATCATTGTCGCCTCAAAGGGCGGCGCGCCACAACATCCCGGCTGGTATCTGAACCTGGCCGCCACCCCCCAGGTCGAGGTGCAGGTCCGCGACAAGCGTTTTCGAGCCACCGCCCGCACCGCCAGCGGACAAGAGCGGACCAGTCTGTGGCAAAAAATGCGCGGGATCTATCCGCCCTACGATGAGTACCAAGCCAAAACCGAACGGGAGATCCCGGTGGTTGTGCTTGAGCCGCAGGGCGAGGTCTAGGACGAGGGCGACAGGCTCGGGTCAGCGAGCCTGCGCCTTCTCCTCCTTGAGCACGTATAAGCCGCCCAGCTGGCGATAGCGTTCCGCCCAGTCAGTACCATAGCCGACCAGAAAGCCCTGGGGGCGCACAAACCCGACCTGATCGACACTGACCTCATACTGGGTCCGGCCCTCTTTTTTGACCAAGACGCAGACCGTGAGCGAACGCGGCCCGACCTGCCCCAGTCGGCCTATCACAGTATCAAGCGTCAGACCCGTATCGAGAACGGTATCAACCAGAATGACATCCTGGTCGCGGAACTCCTGACCGGGACCGTGCAACAGCCGCACACGGCCTGTCGAGTTGGTCGCCCGTCCATAACTGGCGGCCTGGACAAAAGAGACCTGAACCGGGATATCCATTGCCCGGACGAGGTCGGCCACAAAAATAAACGCCCCCTTGAGAATGCCGACCACCAGCGGCTCGCGGCCAGCAAAGGTCCGAGACAGCTGTCGTGCCATGGCCCGCACCCGGCTCGCAATTTGGGCCGGCGTGTAGACTAAGGACAGCTCTGGGGGAACGGCGGCGGTTCTGGTCTGCGTCATCGGAGTGCTCCCAAGACAACGAATATATTCATCGGCCCGGCCATGCTATCCTACACGCCAGGAAAGTGTAGCCCTATGCATCCGGCTGTCTCCTCTCTGCGGGCCGCCCTGGGCCCAGACGCGGTGCTGACTACTCCCGTAGTCCGGACCGCTTTGAGCCGCGACGCGTTGCGCCCACACCGGGGTTTTCACGCCATGACCGACTTTGAGCAGCCACCTGTAGCGGTCGTCCAACCCGGCTCGACCCAGCAGGTGGTGGAGCTCGTCGCCATTGCGCGCCGCCACGCGCTGCCGCTGGTTCCGCGTGGCGGCGGCAGCGGCCTGATGGGGGGAGCCCTGTCCGTCCGACCGGGCATCGTCGTTGACCTGCGACGCCTGGACCGCATCCTGGCCCTCGACCGCCAGGCGCTGACCGTGCGCGTCCAGAGCGGCGTGCGCCTGCGGATGCTGGAGGCATACCTGGACCAACACGACCTGCTGCTCGGCCACGATCCGTGGTCTATTGGCGTGGCCACCGTTGGCGGGGCGCTCAGCACCAACGGACTGGGCTATCTCGGCGGACGCTACGGCTCGATGGGGGATCAGGTGCTCGGGCTTGAGGCCGTGCTTGGCACCGGAACCGTTATCAGTACGCCCGCTCTGCGCAAACGCTCGACCGGTCCGGATCTGACCCGGCTCTTTATTGGCGCGGAAGGCACGCTGGGCATTGTGACCGAGGTCACGTTGCGCATCTTTCCCCGACCCCAGACCCGGACTCTGCTCGGTTTTACCTTTGCGGACTTTCCGAGCGGTTTTCGCGCCCTGCTCGAGATGCAGGGCTATGGCCTCCAGCCAAGCTCTATGGATTTGTCGGTCGATAGCTGGCCGCCTGAACTTCAGGAACGCCAGACAGCCCAGGAACCCGACACCGCTCCAGCCTCAACGACTTCCCCCACGGCCTATCTGGTACTTGTTTTTGACGGCCGAGAGGCAGAGGTCGCCGCCCAGCAAGACCTGGCCCGGGCGATTGCCCTCCGCCACGCTGGCATACCGGAAGACAAGGCCGCCGACCTCGACGCCTATTGGTCTACGCGTCATAGCGCGGCCGACCGCTGGGCCGCAGAGCCCACTCAGCGTGACGGCGCGTTGCTCGACACCCCGGCCGGCAAAGCCCAGCTGGACTATCTCCACCTCAGCATCCCGGTCACCAAACTGCTCGACTTTCGCCTCCGGGTTGCCGACCGCTTGCAGAACAGCCCGGTCCAGCTGTGCCAGGAAGCGGTCTGGATCTGGCCCGAATGCTATTCCCTGGTGTTGTACTGTTCACCCGTTCGCGATCCAGCGGCAGCCCAGACCATGCGCCAGACAACCGACACCATTCTGCGGCTGGCCCAGGACATCGGCGGCTCAATCGAGTATGTCCATGGCGTAGGCGTACGTCTCAGCCATCTGATCCAGCGTGAACTGGGTAGCGGCCTGGCGGTCCTGCGCAGCCTGAAAGCCAGCCTCGATCCGGCCGGCATCATGAATCCCGACAAACTTGGGCTGTGATGCCCGCCCGCGCCCAACCCGTTTCAGTTGCTCCGGGTCAGAGCCATCTGCTCCGGATACATATACGAGATGGCATAGATCACATGTGGGCCGGAGGATTTCTGCATCTTGATCTGTTTGGGCCGGACGTGCGGTGTGATGTGCAAAATAAAACCGTTGCGGGCGGTGAGCAGTCGGGACGGTTGTGGCAGCTGGGGCGGCTTGTCTCGCATGTCTTTAATGCCCCACCTCTTTCTCAAAGGGTTCCTCTGCTTCCTCAGCCTGATCCAGCAAATAGCTCAGCTCACGAAAGGCTTCGTTCACATGGTGCGCAACGGCCAGCAGCGAACCGTAGGCGTCTTCGTCCGGGTCATACTGTTTGAGATGGTCATTGATCATACGCAGGAGGTCGCGCATCTGCTCTTCCGCACTCCAAAGATGCTCACACGAAGCCATGACGTCCTCCTTTCAGGGCTCTGTAGCGCGGGCATTCTAGCTGACAAGCGTGATCCCGCCTAGAGCCTGTCAGAGACATGAGCCACATTGCAGACTGCGGCAAAGCTGGATATGCATGGAGAAACAGAATAGCGAAACTGGAGGACACCGTGCGAAAATGGTATTGGCGGCTGAGCGGGCTGGGTCTTGGTCTGGGACTCTCGGTGCTGGCGCAGGCCGAGGGACCGGATCGGATGACTCGAGGTCTGGGCTATGAAGAAAGCATGAGCTGGAGTGAGGCGGTCTCTGAGTATACCACGCTGCTCACGGAAGAGCCCGAGCACGTCGAGGCGCGCTACCGTCTGGGCGTCGTGTATGAGAAGCTGGGCGCTATTGACACGTCCCTGAACTGGCACCGGGAGGTCTTGAAACGCGTGCCCGACCATGCCGGAGCACGAACCGCTCTGGCCGGCTACTATGTGAAGCGCGGGGCCGAGCTGCGCCGCAATAATAAACCGGCTGAGGCCGCCCGGGCGTTTCAGCAGGCCCTGCAATACAACCAGGACTCGGCCTCGGTCCATTTTGAACTGGGTCAGGAGCTGGCCAAAATGGGCCAGCAGGATGAGGCCATCGGGGCCTACAGAACGGCCATTCGGCTTGAGCCGGGCATGAGCGCGGCCCACAACCAGCTGGCCAAGGTGTACACCGAGAAGGGCCTGTATCAAGAGGCCAGACAAGAGTATGAAGAAGTCGTCCGCCTGAATCCGGACGATCCGGAAGCCCATCATGGCCTGGGGGTGGTGTATAGCGAGCTCGGCCAACACGACGAGGCGATCACCACCCTGGAGAAATCGTGGAAAGGCTATTTGAAGCTCGGACGTCGCGATCTGGCCCGGCCGGCGTTTGATCTGCAGAAAAAGCTGATGGCCGAAAAATTGGCCGGACAATAAACGCGGCCGAGACAGCCACGATTCTGCACGAACGGCACTACGCCTCCAGAACGGGCAACAGCACCCGGCACAGCCGGGTAATCGTCTGGGCAGCGGTGGTTCGAATCCGGCCCAGGGAGAACAGGACGGGCAGCGAACCGGGCTGGGTCAGCATCAGCGAGGCTGCCTTGAGAGGCCGAATATCGCCCTCAGGCGTGGTCAGTCCTTTGAGAGCGGGCAAGGACATACCGAGCGGGTCGAGAATAACCCGCAGGGGCAGGAAGGGAAGCCCCCGAGCCCGGGCAAACGCGGCATGGACGCCGCTTTCCATCTCTACCGCAATCGCCTGGGTGAGTCGGCCGTGGTAGGCTTTCTCCTGGCTGCTGAGCAACACCCGCGGACTGCTGAACAGCGGTCCGTCCGCCACACCGATTCCGGCCCGTTCTGCGCCGGTACGCGCCTGTTTCAAAAAACCGGGGTGGGTCGGAAAACGCTCGAGCTGCGTCGGTGAGTCGGCCGCATATACCCGCACATCGGGCGCCAGCACGAGCTGACCTGACATCAGATTTGCCCGCAGGGCGCCGGCGCAGCCGACGGACACCACGGCCGACAGAGGCGTGTCCTGGAACCGCTCAAGCGCAGACTGTGTTCGGCGCGGGCCGATCCCGCCGGTCATAACCACGACTTCTCGCCGCCCCGCCATTCCCCGCCATACCCGTTTGTCTTCGCGCCTGGGCTGGCGCAGAGCGGCACGCACCGCAGCGCTCTCCCAGGACAGAGCGGTAAAAACGGCCAGGGGAGGAGCAGCGTCCATCAACAGAGTCTCGGAGATACGCGTACGCTCAATACGACGCCGCTAGAGCACTTCACGATTCCGTATAGCCAGCCGGTTCTTGTCGTCATTCCGGCGAAAGCCGGAATCCAGGCGCTCGGCGACGAGAGTGGCAAGGCTACAGCTTAACGTGAACCGCTCTAGGTATCCCGCCAGCCGATCCGTCTGCCGGTCCAATAGCGCAGGGCTGAATCGACCGTCATCGCCCCGTATAAGCTTCCCGCCAGCGGCAGCGTCCACACCCAGCGGCGGGGCAGCTCAAAGAAACGCACGGCCGGCCAGTAGACGATGGCGCTCAGGACCAGGGCTGCGCCGCCCTCCAGGCTGAGCAAGAGCGCTATCGCGCCTGCTCCCCCTAGGGCCATGGCCAACCCGGCCACGCACCACACCGGGGGCAGCACGAAGAGCAGCCCTAAGCCGACCAGGGTGCCCAGGAGCCGCAGGGCCGAGTGATTCAGCTCGGTAAAAGCGGTCCGGCGTACCATCGTCCAGATCGGACTTAGCGCATCGTACACGCGCACGCTGCTGACCTCGGTCCGACTCAGGCTCAAGCGCACCGCCGGGGACACGCTCTTAACCCGCCAAGCCAGATTCAGGTCGTCGATCATGTCACCCTTGATACTGGCGAAACCACCGATTTTTTCCAAGCCCACAGCCGTCAGCAAGACACACCCGCCTGCCGCAGCCGCAACCCGGCGGCGGGGATTATTCACCCAGCGCATGGGATACAACAGGCTGAAGAAAAAGACAAAGGGCGGAATCAGCAGGCGTTCGGCGCCGGACACACACCGCAAACGGGCCATACGGCTGTTGAGGACCAGCTGTTTCCGCTCGCTCTCTGCGACCAGCCGCCAGACAGAACGCGGCGCGTGCCGGATATCGGCATCGGTCAACAACACATACTGGGGACGCGGCAGGCAGTCTCGCTGCCGGGGATGGACGATTCCGGGACTGGCGAGACCACAGGCGGCCGCAGCCTGCTCAAGCGCCCAGACTTTGCCGACCCAGCTGGGCGGGAGCGGAGCGCCGGACAGGACGATCAGCCGGTGAGAGGCGCTCAGCCGCTGACCGGTCTGACGGGCGATCTGGCCGCTGGCGTCGTGCGAGCGATCATCAACGAGCACGACCGTCAGCTGACCGGGGTAGTTCTGTTGCAGCAGGGCAGGCAGGGTGTGGGGTAAGACCTCGGCTTCATTCCGAGCCGGCACCAGCACACAGACGGACGGCCAACGGCCCGCCGGCCCGGCCTCAAAATCGGTCGGCTCATCCTCGCCGACCGGCCGAAAATCCCAGGCCCGGGCGGGATGGAAGAGAATGCCGAGCCACACCAGCACCGACGCAGCACCCAGCACAAGGAGCATATCCAAAGCGTGACCTCTAGGTCCGAACCTCTTTTTGGATATACCCGAACTGTCGAAACCAGGACACCGCTTTGCGCAGCGCCTCACGGACCGGAGTTTGTGGTAGACCCAGCTCCCGGACAGCCTTGGTGACATCAAAAAACATCTTTTTCTTACTCAATTTTACCCCGACCGGCGGAATCGAGGGCTCGCGGCCGGGAATAAGACGCGCCAGCACCGCATCGCCGTAGGCTGCTCCGAGGGCCAAGGCATACGGGACCTTGAATCTGGGCACGGTTTGACCGGTCAGCTCGGACAGCAGCCCAAAGAGCTGCTGGAGCGTCAGATTCTCGTGGCCCAGAATATATTTTTCGCCAATCTGGCCTTTCTGAGCCGCCAACAGATGGCCCTGGGCAACGTCTTCGACATCGACGAGGTTGAGACCGGTATCGACATAGCCCGGCATGCGACCGTTCACAAAATCGACAATCATTTGTCCGGTCGGGGTGGGTTTGAGGTCGCCAATACCGACCGGTGTACTCGGGTTGACGACCACCACCGGAAGTCCCCGACGGACGTAGGTGAGTGCGACTTGCTCGGCCAGAAATTTGCTACGCTTATAGTGGCCAAGCATATCGGTCACAGACACCGGCGTATCCTCCCGGCCCAGGCGGCCATCTCCGGCACAGCCCAGGGTCGCCACCGAACTGGTATAAACGACCTTCTCCACGCCAAGGGCCTCGGCCGCTCGCAGAACGTTTTCGGTTCCGGTCACATTGCTCTCATACATGTCTCGGCGACGGCGTACCCACAGCTTATAGAGCGCCGCCACATGGTATACCTGGGCGCAGCCGGCCAGCGCCCGCCGGACCGACTCGAAGTCACGCAGGTCACCGACAACGATCTCAAGCGGCAAATCGGCCAGCAGACGGCGGTCAGCCTGAGGCCGGACCAGCGCCCGGACCTCGTGTCCAGCCTGGACCAGGGCGCGGGCGACAATGCCGCCCACAAAGCCGGTCGCGCCGGTCACCAATACCTGCATAGCCCCCTCCCCTAGAGGGCTTCGAGCGGGGAGTCAAGAGGCATGGGATTTACCGGGCGAGTGCGGCGATACACTGCTCCCGGATCTTCCAGATATCCTCGAAGCCGAAGCGCCGTGCCGAGGCGTCGGCCGCTCTCCAAACCCGCAAGAACTGCTGATGCCAGGAAAGCTTGAAGCGGCCGATCTGTTCGGGAAGGATGACCACTTCTGTGACAAAGTCCGGTGCGGACCGGGCAGATGGCAGTCCGGCACGGGTGACGTCGAGGCGGTGGCGGGCGTAGCGCAGATAACAGTGGGCTTCGGGGATACTGTCCAGACCATAGCGGTCCAACACCGGTCCGACACCGGGGGTATTGACCTCGGTCATGTGGTAGATGCCGAGGGTCAGAGTAAGCGCGAGCCCTTGCTCTCGGGCGAGCTGAGCCAACAGGGCATGCTTGGTACTGCACGTGCCCCGTCCCTCGTCCAGCACCAGACGATAGTTGGCCCGATCAGAATTCCGGCGGTACGGGAGGTGATGCACATAGCGGCCGGCATCACGGTAGGTAAAGATGTCTTGTGCCACAAACCTCCGAGACATATCTCCGGCATGTTGAAGTGAAACACGAGGTAAGACCTGCCACAACTGCATAGTCCCTGCTCTCCCGTCCATGAGCGATCAGGTAGGGCGTTTTCCTGCTTCTGTCTCAGCCCCCAACTTTCTCAGTCTCTGGGCTAGGTTCAGCATATATTTTTTGGTATTGGAAAGCGACGACTCAACCCGAAGGAGGAAGCCCATGGCTGATGTGACGAACGTGTCCGACGAGAATTTTGATGCCGAAGTTTTGCAATCCGAGCTGCCGGTTCTGCTCGATCTGTGGGCCCCCTGGTGCGGGCCGTGCAAAGCCATTGCGCCGACCGTCGAAGCTCTGGCCGGTGAGTACGACGGGCAGCTCAAAGTCGTCAAGCTGAATGTGGACGACAACCCAAAAACCCCGGCCAACTATAATGTCCGGGGCATTCCCAATCTGATCCTGTTCAAAGGCGGGGAGGTCCAGGAACAGATTGTCGGAGCCGTCCCTCGGGCCAAACTCGAAGCGGCGATCAAAAACCTCATCTGATCAAAAGATCGCTCGCCTGGTACTCACATTGAGTGCCAGGCCCATCACAAGCATGACCGTCAACAGCGATGACCCGCCATAGCTGACCAGGGGCAGCGGAATGCCGACCACCGGCAGAACCCCGATATTCATACCAATATTGAACAAGGTCGGCCAAAACACGAGCGCCGCCGCTCCAACCGCGAGCAAAGCGCCGAACCGCTCTCGGGCCCGCCAGGCGATAACCAGCAGCCGTGTCAATATCAGCCCGTACAGGACTAACAGGCCGGCTGCTCCGACAAAGCCCCACTCCTCGGCAAACACGGCGAACACAAAATCGGTATGGGTCTCGGGCAGAAAGTCGAGCCGACTCTGGGTACTCTGCAAAAAGCCTTTGCCCCACAACATGCCCGAGCCGACCGAAATCTTGGACTGCACCACATGGTAGCCCGTCCCCAGCGGATCACGGCCCGGATCGAGAAACGACAGAACCCGCTCTTTCTGATATGGCTCCATCACGAAGAACCACAGGAGCGACAGGATACCGCCCGAGATCACGCCCAGGAGCGCGAACGAGCCCCAGCGCAGGCCGGCGGCAAAAGTCAGGCAGACAAACAGCAACCCGAACGATACGGCCGTGCCGAGGTTGGGCTGAAGTAGGACCAGCGCGGCCGGGATAAGAACCAGAACAGTGGGGTAGACCAGATCCAGCAGACCGTAGCCGTCCTGTGGCGTATAGCGGTGGAAAAACCGGGCGAGGACCAGCAACAGGCTAATCTTGGCGAACTCGGACGGCTGAAGAGAGAGCGGCCCAAACACGATCCAGCGCCGCGCCCCACCCCCGACAGAACCGATCAAGGGAACGAGCAGCAGCAGGAGGAAGGTGCACAGGTACAGGGGGTAGGCCCAGTTCTCGAAGCGGTGATAGTCAATCCCGAAGGCCAGCGCCATGCCAAGGCTGCCTATCCCGATCCAGATCAATTGACGGACGAGGGTGGGGTTGAGCCGTGGCCCGCCGGTATAGGTAGCACTGTAGACAGCCATCACGCCAACACCGAGCAGCGTCAGCGTCAACAGGAACAGCGGCCACTCAAAATGGGTGATCAGCCGCCGGTCGAACACCTGCCTCCTCCTTCCGCTGTCGGACCAAGGAGAAATAGGCCGCGAGGACTTTCTGCACCACGGGTGCGGCAACCCTCCCTCCTCCGTGGGCGGCGTGTTCGAGCAGGCAGGCTACTGCTATTTTGGGCACGTCAGCAGGCGCGAAGGCAACAAACCAGGCGTGGTCCCGAAGGTGGCGGGCGACCTGCTGACTACTCCCGCCACGCCCGCTGATGACCTGGGCTGTCCCCGTTTTTCCGGCCACACGGACATCCGCGACCTGAGCCCGCCTGCCGGTTCCATGGACTTCGTGGACAACCTCAATCATCCCTTCGGTGATTACCCGTAAATACTCGACGTCTATGCCGGTCCGACTCACCACCTCCGGCGTCTGAGTCTTGACCACCGCTCCATCTGTCGCAATGACCTGTTTCACGACGCGGGGACGGTAGACGGTTCCCCCGTTGGCCACGGCTGCGGCAACCGCAGCCATCTGTAACGGCGTTGCGGTGACATACCCCTGTCCGATAACGGCTGAAACGGTCTCGCCCCGATACCACGGTTCACCAATCTGTCTTTGCTTCCAGCCTTGATCCGGAATAATCCCCCCGGCTTCATAGGGAAGGCCGATCCCGAGCGGCTCATCCAGACCAAACAGGCGCGCGTAAGTGGCGATCGCCTGAATGCCGAGACGGCGGCTGAGCTTATAGAAATAGACATCGCACGACTCGGCCAGCGCTCGACGGAGATCCACACTGCCGTGTCCGCGTTCTCGCCAGCAACGGACCCGCCGCCTCCCCATCTGCATATAGCCTGGGCAGTAGGCACGCGTGTCGGGGGTAACGACGCCCTCGGCGAGTGCGGCAAGCGCACTAATGATCTTGAAAGTGGACGCCGGTGGATACTGGCCTTGAATCGCCCGGTTTGTCATGGGGTGGAGCGGATCGTCGCGTAAGGCGCGCCACGCTTTGGCGCTAATCCCAAGAGAAAAAACATGGGGATCGAACGTCGGGG is a window of Desulfurellaceae bacterium DNA encoding:
- the hpt gene encoding hypoxanthine phosphoribosyltransferase, which encodes MTQTRTAAVPPELSLVYTPAQIASRVRAMARQLSRTFAGREPLVVGILKGAFIFVADLVRAMDIPVQVSFVQAASYGRATNSTGRVRLLHGPGQEFRDQDVILVDTVLDTGLTLDTVIGRLGQVGPRSLTVCVLVKKEGRTQYEVSVDQVGFVRPQGFLVGYGTDWAERYRQLGGLYVLKEEKAQAR
- the rodA gene encoding rod shape-determining protein RodA, with translation MFDRRLITHFEWPLFLLTLTLLGVGVMAVYSATYTGGPRLNPTLVRQLIWIGIGSLGMALAFGIDYHRFENWAYPLYLCTFLLLLLVPLIGSVGGGARRWIVFGPLSLQPSEFAKISLLLVLARFFHRYTPQDGYGLLDLVYPTVLVLIPAALVLLQPNLGTAVSFGLLFVCLTFAAGLRWGSFALLGVISGGILSLLWFFVMEPYQKERVLSFLDPGRDPLGTGYHVVQSKISVGSGMLWGKGFLQSTQSRLDFLPETHTDFVFAVFAEEWGFVGAAGLLVLYGLILTRLLVIAWRARERFGALLAVGAAALVFWPTLFNIGMNIGVLPVVGIPLPLVSYGGSSLLTVMLVMGLALNVSTRRAIF
- the trxA gene encoding thioredoxin, whose protein sequence is MADVTNVSDENFDAEVLQSELPVLLDLWAPWCGPCKAIAPTVEALAGEYDGQLKVVKLNVDDNPKTPANYNVRGIPNLILFKGGEVQEQIVGAVPRAKLEAAIKNLI
- a CDS encoding FAD-binding oxidoreductase codes for the protein MHPAVSSLRAALGPDAVLTTPVVRTALSRDALRPHRGFHAMTDFEQPPVAVVQPGSTQQVVELVAIARRHALPLVPRGGGSGLMGGALSVRPGIVVDLRRLDRILALDRQALTVRVQSGVRLRMLEAYLDQHDLLLGHDPWSIGVATVGGALSTNGLGYLGGRYGSMGDQVLGLEAVLGTGTVISTPALRKRSTGPDLTRLFIGAEGTLGIVTEVTLRIFPRPQTRTLLGFTFADFPSGFRALLEMQGYGLQPSSMDLSVDSWPPELQERQTAQEPDTAPASTTSPTAYLVLVFDGREAEVAAQQDLARAIALRHAGIPEDKAADLDAYWSTRHSAADRWAAEPTQRDGALLDTPAGKAQLDYLHLSIPVTKLLDFRLRVADRLQNSPVQLCQEAVWIWPECYSLVLYCSPVRDPAAAQTMRQTTDTILRLAQDIGGSIEYVHGVGVRLSHLIQRELGSGLAVLRSLKASLDPAGIMNPDKLGL
- a CDS encoding glycosyltransferase codes for the protein MDMLLVLGAASVLVWLGILFHPARAWDFRPVGEDEPTDFEAGPAGRWPSVCVLVPARNEAEVLPHTLPALLQQNYPGQLTVVLVDDRSHDASGQIARQTGQRLSASHRLIVLSGAPLPPSWVGKVWALEQAAAACGLASPGIVHPRQRDCLPRPQYVLLTDADIRHAPRSVWRLVAESERKQLVLNSRMARLRCVSGAERLLIPPFVFFFSLLYPMRWVNNPRRRVAAAAGGCVLLTAVGLEKIGGFASIKGDMIDDLNLAWRVKSVSPAVRLSLSRTEVSSVRVYDALSPIWTMVRRTAFTELNHSALRLLGTLVGLGLLFVLPPVWCVAGLAMALGGAGAIALLLSLEGGAALVLSAIVYWPAVRFFELPRRWVWTLPLAGSLYGAMTVDSALRYWTGRRIGWRDT
- a CDS encoding NAD-dependent epimerase/dehydratase family protein; the encoded protein is MQVLVTGATGFVGGIVARALVQAGHEVRALVRPQADRRLLADLPLEIVVGDLRDFESVRRALAGCAQVYHVAALYKLWVRRRRDMYESNVTGTENVLRAAEALGVEKVVYTSSVATLGCAGDGRLGREDTPVSVTDMLGHYKRSKFLAEQVALTYVRRGLPVVVVNPSTPVGIGDLKPTPTGQMIVDFVNGRMPGYVDTGLNLVDVEDVAQGHLLAAQKGQIGEKYILGHENLTLQQLFGLLSELTGQTVPRFKVPYALALGAAYGDAVLARLIPGREPSIPPVGVKLSKKKMFFDVTKAVRELGLPQTPVREALRKAVSWFRQFGYIQKEVRT
- a CDS encoding tetratricopeptide repeat protein, translated to MRKWYWRLSGLGLGLGLSVLAQAEGPDRMTRGLGYEESMSWSEAVSEYTTLLTEEPEHVEARYRLGVVYEKLGAIDTSLNWHREVLKRVPDHAGARTALAGYYVKRGAELRRNNKPAEAARAFQQALQYNQDSASVHFELGQELAKMGQQDEAIGAYRTAIRLEPGMSAAHNQLAKVYTEKGLYQEARQEYEEVVRLNPDDPEAHHGLGVVYSELGQHDEAITTLEKSWKGYLKLGRRDLARPAFDLQKKLMAEKLAGQ
- a CDS encoding alpha/beta hydrolase; the protein is MPIFERGDITLYYEEHGTGFPILLIAPGGMRSAVSFWDQAAWNPIPQLAAHYRVIAMDQRNAGQSSAPIRATDSWHVYTEDQLALLNHLGVDRFHVAGMCIGGPYCMGLIQTAPQRVTSAVLFQTIGLSDNRQAFYDMFDGWADTLKPDRPEVSAEAWESFKTSMYGGDFLFNVSQEFVAQCQTPLLVLLGNDVYHPSETSRDVARLAPNATLIERWKEPQDQPAAKQAVGDFLAQHTPR
- a CDS encoding nitroreductase family deazaflavin-dependent oxidoreductase codes for the protein MSEATAPQLPQWITDHLQRYLDTNGADGHMWDSGPVGGPGLLPTLLLTTNGRRSGKPITMPLIYGEADGSYIIVASKGGAPQHPGWYLNLAATPQVEVQVRDKRFRATARTASGQERTSLWQKMRGIYPPYDEYQAKTEREIPVVVLEPQGEV
- the mrdA gene encoding penicillin-binding protein 2 codes for the protein MSRLGTLGIVMCGVLVLLISRLWFLQLEEGPSFRERSERNRLRFQRVPAPRGKLYDRMGRTLVDNLPSFNVVFRPEYIPDLDQTVSELARHLPNIQVVPTEGPFLPDPRRPVDAGIVVARDVDWSTVLAVEFSHHDFPGVSIEARSKRAYHMDNLAAHLLGYVGEVSQRELDQSAGYRHGDIVGKFGIEKIWDDALRGRNGGRQIEVDASGKHLAIIEELPSQSGHSLVLTIDIDLQKQAEDALGGRPGAVVVLDVSNGEVLALASAPTFDPHVFSLGISAKAWRALRDDPLHPMTNRAIQGQYPPASTFKIISALAALAEGVVTPDTRAYCPGYMQMGRRRVRCWRERGHGSVDLRRALAESCDVYFYKLSRRLGIQAIATYARLFGLDEPLGIGLPYEAGGIIPDQGWKQRQIGEPWYRGETVSAVIGQGYVTATPLQMAAVAAAVANGGTVYRPRVVKQVIATDGAVVKTQTPEVVSRTGIDVEYLRVITEGMIEVVHEVHGTGRRAQVADVRVAGKTGTAQVISGRGGSSQQVARHLRDHAWFVAFAPADVPKIAVACLLEHAAHGGGRVAAPVVQKVLAAYFSLVRQRKEEAGVRPAADHPF